A section of the Larus michahellis chromosome 1, bLarMic1.1, whole genome shotgun sequence genome encodes:
- the PHETA2 gene encoding sesquipedalian-2 has product MKLNERSVAHYATCDSPADHAGFLRKRVERHHHHAHHHHATSYQRRWFVLKGNLLFYFEERESREPVGLVVLEGCTVELCEAAEEFAFAIRFDDAGARAYVLVADGQAAMEAWVKALSRASFDYMRLVVRELEKQLEEASKTLAACHKSPRRSSSSGRKRHLSNPALLPLQEKPTVLENGYSTWGSGGGVPGGAAGLDRDGGHTKPPPLPPRRRSAASSAVGSPVPSLSPAMPESPVSPETACFSKLHSWYGQEIAVLRREWQERQKRGHP; this is encoded by the coding sequence ATGAAGCTGAACGAGCGGAGCGTGGCCCACTACGCCACCTGCGACTCGCCTGCCGACCATGCCGGCTTCCTCCGCAAGCGAGTGGAGCGGCACCACCACcatgcccaccaccaccacgccaCCTCCTACCAGCGCCGCTGGTTCGTCCTCAAGGGCAACCTCCTCTTCTACTTCGAGGAGCGGGAGAGCAGGGAGCCCGTGGGGCTGGTTGTGCTGGAGGGCTGCACTGTGGAGCTGTGCGAGGCTGCCGAGGAGTTCGCCTTTGCCATCCGCTTTGATGATGCTGGCGCCAGGGCTTACGTGCTGGTGGCTGACGGGCAGGCTGCCATGGAGGCCTGGGTGAAGGCACTCTCACGAGCCAGCTTCGACTACATGCGGCTGGTGGtgagggagctggagaagcagctggaggaggcCTCCAAGACCTTGGCCGCTTGCCACAAGTCTCCGCGGAGGTCCTCCTCCTCTGGCAGGAAGAGGCATCTCTCCAACCCCGCCTTGCTGCCCCTCCAGGAGAAGCCCACCGTCCTGGAGAACGGTTACTCCACCTGGGGTAGTGGTGGTGGCGTCCCTGGTGGGGCTGCCGGCCTTGACCGTGATGGGGGACACACGAAGCCCCCACCCCTGCCTCCACGCCGGCGTTCGGCCGCCAGCAGTGCTGTGGGGTCCCCGGTGCCCAGCCTCTCGCCAGCCATGCCGGAGAGCCCGGTGTCACCGGAGACGGCCTGCTTCTCCAAGCTGCACAGCTGGTATGGGC